A window of the Agromyces mariniharenae genome harbors these coding sequences:
- a CDS encoding peptide ABC transporter substrate-binding protein → MKIKRIGVAAIALAAAGALVLTGCTSGSPESTEGASSSAVITTNGNEPQNPLVPTNTNEVGGGKILDSIFAGLVYYDAEGAPHNDVAESIETEDAQTYTIKLKADQKFSNGEPVTASSFVDAWNYGALLSNEQLSSYFFESIEGFSYDEDSELTGLEVVDDTTFTVKLKQPESDFPLRLGYSAFFPLPESAFEDMAAFGENPVGNGPYMLDGEGAWKHNEKIDLVVNPDYDGPRVAQNGGLSIIFYATQEAAYADLQGGNLDVLDAIPDGALSTFQDEFGDRAITQPAAIFQSFTIPARLAHFAGEEGNLRRAAISKAINREEITDVIFSGTRTPAHDFTSPVIDGYSEDIPGSEVLDFDADEAKELWAQADALSPWTGTFQIAYNADGGHQAWVDAVANQLKNNLGIDASGAPYPTFAEARTAITDRTIQTAFRTGWQADYPALFNFLGPIYGTGAGSNDGDYSNAEVDQLLDEGLAETDLAAANEKFQQVQEILFQDLPAIPLWYSTVNGAWGQSVENVQYGWNSVPLYYEVTKSE, encoded by the coding sequence TTGAAGATCAAGAGAATCGGCGTCGCCGCCATTGCTCTTGCTGCGGCCGGCGCCCTCGTGCTGACCGGCTGCACGAGCGGCTCGCCTGAGTCGACCGAGGGCGCGAGCTCGTCCGCGGTCATCACGACGAACGGCAACGAGCCCCAGAACCCGCTGGTCCCGACCAACACGAACGAGGTCGGCGGCGGCAAGATCCTCGACTCGATTTTCGCCGGCCTCGTCTACTACGACGCCGAGGGCGCCCCGCACAACGACGTCGCCGAGTCCATCGAGACCGAGGACGCGCAGACCTACACCATCAAGCTCAAGGCCGACCAGAAGTTCTCGAACGGCGAGCCGGTGACGGCCAGCTCGTTCGTCGACGCCTGGAACTACGGCGCGCTCCTCTCGAACGAGCAGCTCTCGAGCTACTTCTTCGAGTCGATCGAGGGCTTCAGCTACGACGAGGACTCGGAGCTCACGGGCCTCGAGGTCGTCGACGACACGACCTTCACCGTGAAGCTCAAGCAGCCCGAGTCGGACTTCCCGCTGCGCCTCGGCTACTCGGCGTTCTTCCCGCTGCCCGAGTCGGCGTTCGAGGACATGGCCGCGTTCGGTGAGAACCCGGTCGGCAACGGCCCGTACATGCTCGACGGCGAGGGCGCCTGGAAGCACAACGAGAAGATCGACCTGGTCGTGAACCCCGACTACGACGGCCCGCGCGTCGCCCAGAACGGTGGTCTCTCGATCATCTTCTACGCCACGCAGGAAGCGGCGTACGCCGACCTCCAGGGCGGCAACCTCGACGTGCTCGACGCCATCCCCGACGGCGCGCTCTCGACCTTCCAGGACGAGTTCGGCGACCGCGCGATCACGCAGCCCGCGGCGATCTTCCAGTCGTTCACGATCCCGGCGCGCCTGGCGCACTTCGCCGGCGAGGAGGGCAACCTCCGCCGCGCCGCCATCTCGAAGGCGATCAACCGCGAGGAGATCACCGACGTGATCTTCTCGGGCACCCGCACCCCGGCGCACGACTTCACGTCGCCCGTCATCGACGGCTACTCGGAGGACATCCCCGGCTCCGAGGTGCTCGACTTCGACGCCGACGAGGCGAAGGAGCTGTGGGCCCAGGCCGACGCCCTCTCCCCGTGGACCGGCACCTTCCAGATCGCCTACAACGCCGACGGTGGCCACCAGGCCTGGGTCGACGCCGTGGCGAACCAGCTGAAGAACAACCTCGGCATCGACGCGTCGGGCGCTCCGTACCCGACCTTCGCCGAGGCGCGCACCGCGATCACCGACCGCACCATCCAGACCGCGTTCCGCACCGGTTGGCAGGCCGACTACCCGGCCCTGTTCAACTTCCTCGGGCCGATCTACGGCACGGGTGCCGGTTCGAACGACGGTGACTACTCCAACGCAGAGGTCGACCAGCTCCTCGACGAGGGTCTCGCCGAGACCGACCTCGCCGCCGCGAACGAGAAGTTCCAGCAGGTGCAGGAGATCCTGTTCCAGGACCTCCCCGCCATCCCGCTGTGGTACTCCACGGTCAACGGCGCGTGGGGCCAGTCGGTCGAGAACGTCCAGTACGGCTGGAACTCGGTGCCGCTGTACTACGAGGTCACCAAGAGCGAGTAA
- a CDS encoding ABC transporter permease translates to MAGYIVRRLLQAIPVLLGTTFLIYFMVFAMPGDPIVALFGDKTPPPQVIEQLRERYHLDQPFIVQYFIFLGNIFRGDLGTSFSGQPVSEILAATFPVTLRLAVLAIFFEMVAGITVGLISGLRKGGIFDASALVVSLILISLPIFVVAFVAQYIFGIQLGWFRTTVGTGAPTQDLILPALVLATISFAQITRLTRASVIDTDTQDFVRTAASKGLSRNRIVPVHILRNSLIPVVTYLAVDFGVLMVGATVTEGIFNVPGVGRTLYQAIIRGEGPTVVSFVTVMVLIYLVVNLLVDLLYAVLDPRIRYAK, encoded by the coding sequence ATGGCCGGCTACATCGTGCGCCGACTGCTTCAGGCGATCCCTGTCCTGCTCGGCACCACCTTCCTGATCTACTTCATGGTCTTCGCAATGCCCGGAGACCCGATCGTCGCCCTCTTCGGCGACAAGACCCCGCCCCCGCAGGTCATCGAGCAGCTGCGTGAGCGCTACCACCTGGACCAGCCGTTCATCGTCCAGTACTTCATCTTCCTCGGCAACATCTTCCGCGGAGACCTCGGCACCTCGTTCTCGGGCCAGCCCGTCTCGGAGATCCTGGCGGCGACCTTCCCCGTCACGCTCCGCCTCGCGGTGCTCGCCATCTTCTTCGAGATGGTCGCCGGCATCACGGTGGGCCTCATCTCGGGCCTCCGCAAGGGCGGCATCTTCGACGCGAGCGCGCTCGTCGTCAGCCTCATCCTGATCTCGCTGCCGATCTTCGTGGTCGCGTTCGTCGCCCAGTACATCTTCGGCATCCAACTCGGATGGTTCAGGACCACGGTGGGCACCGGCGCCCCGACACAGGACCTGATATTGCCCGCGCTGGTGCTGGCGACGATCAGCTTCGCGCAGATCACCCGACTGACGAGGGCGTCGGTCATCGACACGGACACGCAGGACTTCGTTCGCACCGCCGCGAGCAAGGGCCTGTCGCGCAACCGCATCGTCCCCGTGCACATCCTGCGCAACTCGCTCATCCCCGTCGTCACCTATCTCGCCGTCGACTTCGGCGTGCTGATGGTCGGCGCGACGGTCACGGAGGGCATCTTCAACGTGCCCGGCGTCGGCCGCACCCTCTACCAGGCGATCATCCGCGGAGAGGGACCCACCGTCGTCTCCTTCGTGACCGTCATGGTGCTGATCTACCTCGTGGTGAACCTGCTGGTGGATCTGCTGTACGCCGTTCTCGACCCGAGGATCCGCTATGCCAAGTAA
- a CDS encoding ABC transporter permease → MPSNTTRPDQQHYVAPIEETPLVAIDKVQTDGKPSNLWRDAWNDVRKRPMFWISSALIVLVVIVALFPGLFTQVPPNNDCQLANSNGAPTEGHPLGFTKQGCDIYSRIIHGTATSLSVGIIVTVLVFTLGIVFGAFAGFYGGWLDSVLSRLGDIFFSIPYILAAVVIMSVFSQYANVWVISLAIGIFAWPATARVLRAEILRVKNSDFVMAATALGVSRFRILLRHVLPNSIAPVIVITTISLASAIVAEATLSFLGVGLPSSTMSWGNDISQAQTDLRTAPQVLILPSIALSVTVLSFIMLGEVVRDALDPKARAQR, encoded by the coding sequence ATGCCAAGTAACACCACCAGACCCGATCAGCAGCACTACGTCGCGCCGATCGAGGAGACCCCGCTCGTCGCGATCGACAAGGTCCAGACCGACGGCAAGCCCTCGAACCTCTGGCGCGACGCGTGGAACGACGTGCGCAAGCGCCCGATGTTCTGGATCTCCTCCGCGCTCATCGTGCTCGTCGTGATCGTCGCGCTCTTCCCGGGCCTGTTCACGCAGGTCCCGCCGAACAACGACTGCCAGCTCGCGAACAGCAACGGCGCGCCCACCGAGGGCCACCCGCTCGGCTTCACGAAGCAGGGCTGCGACATCTACTCGCGCATCATCCACGGCACGGCGACGTCGCTCTCGGTCGGCATCATCGTGACCGTGCTGGTGTTCACGCTCGGCATCGTCTTCGGCGCCTTCGCCGGCTTCTACGGCGGCTGGCTCGACTCGGTGCTCTCGCGCCTCGGCGACATCTTCTTCTCGATCCCCTACATCCTCGCGGCCGTGGTCATCATGTCGGTGTTCTCGCAGTACGCGAACGTGTGGGTGATCTCGCTCGCCATCGGCATATTCGCGTGGCCGGCGACAGCACGTGTGCTGAGAGCCGAGATCCTCAGGGTGAAGAACTCCGACTTCGTGATGGCGGCCACCGCCCTCGGCGTCTCGCGGTTCCGCATCCTGCTGCGCCACGTGCTGCCGAACTCGATCGCGCCCGTCATCGTCATCACGACGATCTCGCTCGCGTCGGCGATCGTCGCGGAGGCGACCCTGTCGTTCCTCGGCGTCGGCCTGCCCTCGTCCACCATGTCGTGGGGCAACGACATCAGTCAGGCGCAGACCGACCTCCGGACCGCACCGCAGGTGCTCATCCTCCCGTCCATCGCGCTGTCCGTGACCGTGCTGAGCTTCATCATGCTCGGCGAGGTCGTCCGTGACGCGCTCGACCCGAAGGCGAGGGCGCAGCGATGA
- a CDS encoding dipeptide ABC transporter ATP-binding protein, translated as MTEIVNDTNDTQVETSVDTGERPLLEIKDLQVGFNTQDGLVKAVDGVNITLYRGQSLAIVGESGSGKSTTAHAIIKLLPGTGHISGGQILLDGQDLTKASKKEMESIRGRKIGFVPQDPMSNLNPVWSIGFQVEEAIKANGIATGRKEVKKRAIEVLKQAGLQDADRRLKQFPHQFSGGMRQRVLIGMGLAADPQLLIADEPTSALDVTVQRVILDHLESLTRELGTTLLFITHDLGLAAERAEQLVVMYKGRVVESGPSVQILQNPQHPYTQRLVAAAPSLASRRIQASGSISAAESSMAEDASAAAGDTIDLIATAEARAEALEAAASAPPAIVVEDLTKVFKIRGSGDFTAVDEVSFQIAKGTTTALVGESGSGKSTVAKMLLKLEDVTSGKIVVGGKDLASVTGKELFDLRSRMQPVFQDPYGSLNPLRNIGNTISEPLFTHKVGTRAERRQRVFELLDQVSLPRTLISRYPNELSGGQRQRIAIARALALKPEIVVLDEAVSALDVLVQAQILRLLADLQAELGLTYLFITHDLAVVRVIADNVCVMQRGKIVEAATTDEVFDNPREQYTRDLLAAIPGAGIQLGA; from the coding sequence ATGACCGAGATCGTCAACGACACGAACGACACCCAGGTGGAGACCTCGGTCGACACCGGCGAGCGTCCCCTCCTCGAGATCAAGGACCTCCAGGTCGGCTTCAACACCCAGGACGGCCTCGTGAAGGCCGTGGACGGCGTGAACATCACGCTGTACCGCGGCCAGAGCCTCGCCATCGTGGGCGAGTCGGGCTCGGGCAAGTCGACGACCGCGCACGCGATCATCAAGCTGCTCCCCGGCACGGGCCACATCTCCGGCGGCCAGATCCTCCTCGACGGCCAGGACCTCACCAAGGCGTCGAAGAAGGAGATGGAGTCGATCCGCGGTCGCAAGATCGGCTTCGTCCCGCAGGACCCGATGTCCAACCTCAACCCGGTGTGGTCGATCGGCTTCCAGGTCGAGGAGGCCATCAAGGCGAACGGCATCGCGACCGGGCGCAAGGAGGTCAAGAAGCGCGCGATCGAGGTGCTGAAGCAGGCCGGCCTCCAGGACGCCGACCGGCGCCTGAAGCAGTTCCCGCACCAGTTCTCGGGCGGCATGCGCCAGCGCGTGCTCATCGGCATGGGCCTCGCGGCCGACCCGCAGCTGCTCATCGCCGACGAGCCCACCTCGGCGCTCGACGTCACGGTGCAGCGCGTGATCCTCGACCACCTCGAGTCCCTCACCCGCGAGCTCGGCACGACCCTGCTGTTCATCACGCATGACCTCGGCCTCGCCGCCGAGCGCGCAGAGCAGCTCGTGGTCATGTACAAGGGCCGCGTCGTCGAGTCCGGTCCGTCCGTGCAGATCCTGCAGAACCCGCAGCACCCCTACACGCAGCGCCTCGTGGCGGCGGCCCCGAGCCTCGCCTCGCGTCGCATCCAGGCGTCGGGCAGCATCTCGGCGGCCGAGTCGTCGATGGCCGAGGACGCCTCCGCGGCGGCCGGTGACACCATCGACCTCATCGCCACGGCCGAGGCCCGCGCCGAGGCGCTCGAGGCCGCGGCATCCGCCCCGCCCGCGATCGTCGTCGAGGACCTCACCAAGGTCTTCAAGATCCGCGGCTCCGGCGACTTCACCGCGGTCGACGAGGTCTCGTTCCAGATCGCGAAGGGCACCACCACGGCGCTCGTCGGCGAGTCGGGCTCGGGCAAGTCGACCGTCGCGAAGATGCTGCTGAAGCTCGAGGACGTGACGAGCGGCAAGATCGTCGTCGGCGGAAAGGACCTGGCGAGCGTCACCGGCAAGGAGCTGTTCGACCTCCGAAGCAGGATGCAGCCGGTGTTCCAGGACCCGTACGGCTCGCTCAACCCGCTGCGCAACATCGGCAACACCATCTCGGAGCCGCTGTTCACGCACAAGGTGGGCACCCGTGCGGAGCGCCGCCAGCGCGTGTTCGAGCTGCTCGACCAGGTGTCGCTGCCGCGCACGCTCATCAGCCGCTACCCGAACGAGCTGTCGGGCGGACAGCGCCAGCGCATCGCCATCGCGCGTGCGCTCGCGCTCAAGCCCGAGATCGTGGTGCTCGACGAGGCCGTGTCGGCGCTCGACGTGCTCGTGCAGGCCCAGATCCTGCGCCTGCTCGCCGACCTGCAGGCCGAGCTCGGACTCACCTACCTGTTCATCACCCACGACCTCGCCGTCGTGCGCGTCATCGCCGACAACGTGTGCGTGATGCAGCGCGGCAAGATCGTGGAGGCGGCGACCACCGACGAGGTGTTCGACAACCCCAGAGAGCAGTACACCCGCGACCTGCTCGCGGCGATCCCGGGGGCCGGCATCCAGCTCGGGGCGTAG
- the typA gene encoding translational GTPase TypA — protein sequence MANATRNDLRNVAIVAHVDHGKTTLVDAMLKQTNSFAEHAHVDERAMDSNELEREKGITILAKNTAVEYRGAHANGGAVTINVIDTPGHADFGGEVERGLSMVDGVVLLVDASEGPLPQTRFVLRKALEARLPVILLVNKTDRPDARIDEVVAESQDLLLGLASDLADDAASAGTDGDLDLDAILDVPVVYASGKAGRASSTKPANGSLPDSDDLEPLFEAILQHVPAPTYDDEAPLQAWVTNLDASPFLGRLALLRVFNGTIRKGQTVAWVRHDGSHSNVRITELLKTKALERFPADDAGPGDIIAVAGIEDITIGETLADPEDVRPLPAIHVDDPAISMTIGTNTSPIVGKVKGHKLTARMVKDRLDRELVGNVSLKVVDIGRPDAWEVQGRGELALAILVEQMRREGFELTVGKPQVVTRTIDGKVHEPYEHLTIDAPEEYLGAITQLLAARKGRMDNMANHGTGWVRMEFIVPSRGLIGFRTEFLTITRGTGIANAISHGYDEWAGAITTRNNGSIVADRAGVVTPFAIIALQERMTFFVNPTEEVYEGMVIGENSRNDDMDVNITKEKKLTNMRSSTADTFESMTPSRQLTLEECLEFAREDECVEVTPEKVRIRKVELDQTARARAASRLKKQG from the coding sequence ATGGCCAACGCCACCCGCAACGACCTGCGCAACGTCGCGATCGTCGCCCATGTCGACCACGGCAAGACGACGCTCGTCGACGCCATGCTCAAGCAGACCAACTCGTTCGCCGAGCACGCGCACGTCGACGAGCGCGCGATGGACTCCAACGAGCTCGAGCGCGAGAAGGGCATCACGATCCTCGCGAAGAACACCGCGGTCGAGTACCGCGGTGCGCACGCGAACGGCGGCGCCGTCACCATCAACGTGATCGACACCCCGGGCCACGCCGACTTCGGCGGCGAGGTCGAGCGCGGTCTCTCGATGGTCGACGGCGTGGTGCTCCTCGTCGACGCGAGCGAGGGCCCGTTGCCGCAGACCCGGTTCGTGCTGCGCAAGGCGCTCGAGGCGCGACTGCCCGTGATCCTGCTCGTCAACAAGACCGACCGGCCCGACGCGCGCATCGACGAGGTCGTCGCCGAGAGCCAGGACCTGCTCCTCGGCCTCGCGAGCGACCTCGCCGACGACGCCGCGTCCGCTGGAACGGATGGCGACCTCGACCTCGACGCCATCCTCGACGTCCCCGTCGTCTACGCCTCCGGAAAGGCCGGCCGCGCCTCCAGCACGAAGCCCGCCAACGGGAGCCTGCCCGACAGCGACGACCTCGAGCCGCTGTTCGAGGCCATCCTCCAGCACGTGCCCGCGCCGACCTACGACGACGAGGCGCCGCTGCAGGCATGGGTGACGAACCTCGACGCCTCGCCGTTCCTCGGCCGCCTCGCGCTGCTCCGCGTGTTCAACGGCACCATCCGCAAGGGCCAGACGGTCGCGTGGGTGCGCCACGACGGCTCGCACTCCAACGTGCGCATCACCGAGCTGCTGAAGACGAAGGCGCTCGAGCGCTTCCCCGCCGACGACGCCGGACCCGGCGACATCATCGCCGTCGCGGGCATCGAGGACATCACGATCGGCGAGACCCTCGCCGACCCCGAGGACGTGCGCCCGCTGCCCGCGATCCACGTCGACGACCCCGCGATCTCGATGACGATCGGCACCAACACCTCGCCCATCGTCGGCAAGGTCAAGGGCCACAAGCTCACCGCCCGCATGGTGAAGGACCGCCTCGACCGCGAGCTGGTCGGCAACGTGTCGCTGAAGGTCGTCGACATCGGCCGCCCCGACGCGTGGGAGGTGCAGGGCCGCGGCGAGCTCGCGCTCGCGATCCTCGTCGAGCAGATGCGCCGCGAGGGCTTCGAGCTCACCGTCGGCAAGCCGCAGGTGGTCACCCGCACCATCGACGGCAAGGTGCACGAGCCCTACGAGCACCTCACGATCGACGCGCCCGAGGAGTACCTCGGTGCGATCACCCAGCTCCTCGCCGCGCGCAAGGGCCGCATGGACAACATGGCGAACCACGGCACCGGCTGGGTGCGCATGGAGTTCATCGTGCCGAGCCGCGGGCTCATCGGCTTCCGCACCGAGTTCCTCACCATCACGCGCGGCACCGGCATCGCGAACGCGATCTCGCACGGCTACGACGAGTGGGCGGGCGCCATCACGACGCGCAACAACGGCTCCATCGTGGCCGACCGCGCCGGCGTGGTCACGCCGTTCGCCATCATCGCGCTCCAGGAGCGCATGACCTTCTTCGTGAACCCCACCGAGGAGGTCTACGAGGGCATGGTCATCGGCGAGAACTCCCGCAACGACGACATGGACGTGAACATCACGAAGGAGAAGAAGCTCACGAACATGCGTTCGTCGACGGCCGACACCTTCGAGTCGATGACGCCCTCGCGCCAGCTCACGCTCGAGGAGTGCCTGGAGTTCGCCCGCGAGGACGAGTGCGTCGAGGTCACGCCCGAGAAGGTGCGGATCCGCAAGGTCGAGCTCGACCAGACGGCCCGTGCCCGGGCCGCGTCGCGCCTGAAGAAGCAGGGCTAG
- a CDS encoding M23 family metallopeptidase: MTPPKHGRRAAPKPPARFSTRSTRSTRDSAARSSERRTAAADTAAATAAAATAPTRTAETPSTRPQGRRRRALRPAFSMLAMSFVGGMMIATSVPALAISATDAEHRASVYAPVDDTISLDPQTLDVASEAELEPMSVEGYAVEAAPPPIMSEVAGLGSVSVVESDRIVWPVIDWSKRASGFGPRDAPCSGCSTNHDGVDFNPGNGTPVMAVADGVVVLATENGGGLGVNVEVQHNIGGELITTSYAHMQYGSLQVSEGQRVSAGQQVGLVGSTGQSTGPHLHLEMFGADGVRFDGFAWLSEHVNA; this comes from the coding sequence ATGACTCCCCCCAAGCACGGCCGTCGCGCCGCCCCCAAGCCCCCTGCCCGCTTCAGCACCAGATCCACTCGATCGACCCGTGATTCCGCCGCGCGCTCCAGCGAGCGACGCACGGCCGCGGCGGACACGGCAGCCGCCACGGCCGCAGCCGCCACGGCTCCGACGCGCACGGCCGAGACGCCGTCGACCCGCCCCCAGGGCCGTCGGCGGCGTGCGCTCCGACCGGCGTTCTCGATGCTCGCGATGTCGTTCGTCGGCGGCATGATGATCGCGACGAGCGTGCCCGCGCTCGCGATCAGCGCGACCGACGCCGAGCACCGCGCCTCGGTCTACGCCCCGGTCGATGACACGATCTCGCTCGACCCCCAGACGCTCGACGTCGCGAGCGAGGCCGAACTCGAGCCGATGTCGGTCGAGGGCTACGCCGTCGAGGCGGCCCCGCCGCCCATCATGAGCGAGGTCGCCGGACTCGGCTCGGTCTCGGTCGTCGAGTCCGACCGCATCGTGTGGCCGGTGATCGACTGGTCGAAGCGGGCGTCGGGCTTCGGCCCGCGCGACGCCCCCTGCTCGGGCTGCTCCACGAACCACGACGGCGTCGACTTCAACCCGGGCAACGGCACGCCCGTGATGGCGGTCGCCGACGGCGTCGTCGTGCTCGCGACCGAGAACGGCGGCGGGCTCGGCGTGAACGTCGAGGTGCAGCACAACATCGGTGGCGAGCTCATCACCACCTCGTACGCGCACATGCAGTACGGCTCGCTCCAGGTGTCCGAGGGCCAGCGCGTCAGCGCCGGCCAGCAGGTCGGCCTCGTCGGCTCGACCGGCCAGTCGACCGGTCCGCACCTGCACCTCGAGATGTTCGGCGCCGACGGCGTGCGTTTCGACGGGTTCGCCTGGCTCTCCGAGCACGTCAACGCGTGA
- a CDS encoding enoyl-CoA hydratase/isomerase family protein: MSDAAATGGDGERAVRVERDGKVAIVTIDRPAALNALSASVLGELEAAFLALADDVPAIRGVLLVGEGGRAFVAGADIRAMTSLSPEEAAALSRRGHRAAAAIEALPAPVIACVDGYALGGGLEMALACDLIYATDASTFGQPEVKLGLIPGFGGTVRLPRAVGLARAKELIYSGRRIGIDEALDSGLVARSFTDRAALLDGARATVELIATNSPTAVGTAKRVLVEAAGRPTEVASDIEVGAFEDAFRTEDMQEGVAAFLEKREPRFGGA, from the coding sequence ATGTCGGATGCTGCAGCGACCGGGGGCGACGGCGAGCGGGCGGTGCGCGTGGAGCGCGACGGCAAGGTCGCGATCGTCACGATCGACCGGCCCGCCGCGCTCAACGCGCTCTCGGCCTCGGTGCTCGGGGAGCTCGAGGCCGCGTTCCTGGCGCTGGCCGACGACGTGCCGGCGATCCGGGGCGTGCTGCTGGTCGGCGAGGGCGGGCGCGCGTTCGTCGCGGGCGCCGACATCCGCGCGATGACCTCGCTCTCACCCGAGGAGGCCGCCGCCCTCTCGCGCCGGGGCCACCGTGCCGCCGCCGCGATCGAGGCGCTCCCCGCGCCGGTCATCGCCTGCGTCGACGGCTACGCGCTCGGCGGCGGGCTCGAGATGGCGCTCGCCTGCGACCTCATCTATGCGACGGATGCCTCGACGTTCGGCCAGCCCGAGGTGAAGCTCGGCCTCATCCCCGGCTTCGGCGGCACCGTGCGCCTGCCGCGCGCGGTCGGCCTCGCCCGCGCCAAGGAGCTCATCTACTCCGGACGGCGGATCGGCATCGACGAGGCGCTCGACTCCGGCCTCGTCGCCCGCAGCTTCACCGACCGCGCGGCGCTCCTCGACGGGGCGCGCGCGACCGTCGAGCTGATCGCGACGAACTCCCCCACCGCGGTCGGCACGGCCAAGCGCGTGCTCGTCGAGGCGGCGGGTCGGCCCACCGAGGTCGCGAGCGACATCGAGGTCGGCGCGTTCGAGGACGCGTTCCGCACGGAGGACATGCAGGAGGGCGTCGCCGCGTTCCTCGAGAAGCGCGAGCCGCGGTTCGGCGGCGCCTGA
- a CDS encoding histidinol dehydrogenase, translating into MNDQHRPTLLARVGTYALAFLIGVIYGAVATIGHRQAIRIGDVELPWGLVLALVGVFALLLGIRLVAGGRWAAAATGAGIVGIVALLTLPGPGGSVLVAGDLVGTIWAVGPALIAVLVVAWPSLPARRTAVADGA; encoded by the coding sequence GTGAACGACCAGCATCGCCCGACGCTCCTCGCGCGCGTCGGCACGTACGCCCTCGCCTTCCTCATCGGCGTGATCTACGGTGCGGTCGCCACGATCGGCCACCGGCAGGCCATCCGCATCGGCGACGTCGAGCTCCCGTGGGGCCTCGTGCTGGCCCTCGTCGGCGTCTTCGCGCTCCTGCTCGGCATCCGGCTCGTCGCGGGCGGGCGCTGGGCCGCCGCGGCCACCGGCGCCGGGATCGTGGGCATCGTCGCGCTGCTCACGCTGCCCGGACCAGGCGGGTCCGTGCTGGTCGCCGGCGACCTCGTCGGCACCATCTGGGCGGTCGGGCCCGCGCTCATCGCGGTGCTCGTGGTCGCATGGCCGAGCCTGCCCGCGCGACGCACCGCCGTCGCCGACGGCGCATAG
- the fdxA gene encoding ferredoxin, with protein MTYVIALPCVDVKDRACIDECPVDCIYEGERSLYIHPDECVDCGACEPVCPVEAIYYEDDLPEEWADYYKANVEFFDEVGSPGGAAKVGVIPKDHPIIAALPPQGH; from the coding sequence GTGACCTATGTCATCGCCCTGCCGTGTGTCGACGTCAAGGACCGGGCCTGCATCGACGAGTGCCCCGTCGACTGCATCTACGAGGGTGAACGCTCGCTCTACATCCACCCCGACGAGTGCGTGGACTGCGGCGCCTGCGAGCCCGTGTGCCCCGTCGAGGCGATCTACTACGAGGACGACCTCCCTGAGGAGTGGGCCGACTACTACAAGGCCAACGTCGAGTTCTTCGACGAGGTCGGCTCGCCGGGTGGTGCCGCGAAGGTCGGCGTGATCCCCAAGGACCACCCGATCATCGCCGCCCTGCCGCCGCAGGGCCACTGA
- the dapC gene encoding succinyldiaminopimelate transaminase — MARGDLPDYPWDLMGPYRHRAASHPGGIVDLSIGSPVDPTPDVVREALAVATDAHAYPTTVGTPELRAEIVRWFERRRGVPGLTEANVLPTIGSKELVALLPFLLGLGEGDIVVHPRAAYPSYEMGAVLVGATAMAADDPAEWPVGTRLIWLNSPGNPDGRVLTIEELRAARARARELGAVIVGDECYAELGWEGRWADEPVPSLLDPAVTDGDRRDTLVIYSLSKQSNMAGYRAAFMAGCRTLIARITNVRKHAGLMLPQPLQHAMVAALGDEAHVAEQKERYRARRGILKTALEEAGFRIDRSEAGLYLWATEGRDAWDSLGRLADLGILGGPGHFYGVHFPEHVRLSLTASDERISAGAERLRAAVHP; from the coding sequence ATGGCGCGAGGCGACCTGCCCGACTACCCCTGGGACCTCATGGGTCCCTACCGCCATCGGGCCGCGTCGCACCCGGGCGGCATCGTCGACCTGTCGATCGGCTCGCCCGTCGATCCCACGCCCGACGTCGTTCGCGAGGCGCTCGCCGTCGCCACCGACGCGCACGCGTACCCCACCACGGTGGGCACGCCCGAGCTCCGCGCCGAGATCGTGCGGTGGTTCGAGCGGCGCCGCGGCGTGCCGGGGCTCACCGAGGCGAACGTGCTGCCGACGATCGGCTCGAAGGAGCTCGTCGCGCTGCTGCCCTTCCTCCTCGGCCTCGGCGAGGGCGACATCGTGGTGCACCCGCGCGCGGCCTACCCGAGCTACGAGATGGGCGCCGTGCTCGTCGGCGCGACCGCGATGGCCGCCGACGACCCGGCGGAGTGGCCCGTCGGCACCCGGCTCATCTGGCTGAACAGCCCCGGCAACCCCGACGGCCGGGTGCTCACGATCGAGGAGCTCCGCGCGGCCCGTGCACGCGCACGCGAGCTCGGCGCCGTCATCGTGGGCGACGAGTGCTACGCCGAGCTCGGGTGGGAGGGGCGCTGGGCCGACGAGCCCGTGCCGAGCCTGCTCGACCCCGCCGTCACCGACGGCGACCGCCGCGACACGCTCGTCATCTACTCGCTCTCGAAGCAGTCGAACATGGCGGGCTACCGCGCCGCGTTCATGGCCGGATGCCGCACCCTCATCGCGCGCATCACCAACGTGCGCAAGCACGCGGGGCTCATGCTCCCGCAGCCGCTGCAGCACGCGATGGTGGCCGCCCTCGGCGACGAGGCGCACGTCGCGGAGCAGAAGGAGCGGTACCGGGCACGGCGCGGCATCCTGAAGACGGCCCTCGAGGAGGCCGGCTTCCGCATCGACCGCAGTGAGGCGGGGCTCTACCTCTGGGCGACCGAGGGCCGCGACGCGTGGGACAGCCTCGGTCGTCTCGCCGACCTCGGCATCCTGGGCGGTCCCGGCCACTTCTACGGCGTGCACTTCCCCGAGCACGTGCGCCTCTCGCTCACGGCGAGCGACGAGCGCATCTCGGCCGGCGCGGAGCGGCTTCGGGCGGCCGTCCACCCCTGA